Proteins from one Porites lutea chromosome 3, jaPorLute2.1, whole genome shotgun sequence genomic window:
- the LOC140931594 gene encoding uncharacterized protein → MASLSEAEEALRSTKQKSNFQRLTRLLMRGGAVLLREVFDSIHSPANLPTTLSDPSVKGQLRRARLTSPEWNCLSPSPGVYGKSSDFDISLIFKLLRTICNLTTPPTGWDSLPNDFDHSLEADLARIKYYRNEVYGHSNNLEIPDEQFLDLWGKISEALLRIAAHLCPEKQNNWKDAMEKFLRDPLTPEEERYAEELELWYQKDIDNTKVLRELVQEVRELREDTRDQRDAMLRLGMVIESFVQYGVVVAPGEMHRNQQEIPAEVDLWNVIVAFEHPFRLLFGYLGNTLSAFIEDIELGSLSITVKCSSLQILEGLWEDYVSGHLNQVVQETLVTNEVLENLGLDDMKLKVFISEEEYRHGKRILTAENSGLHYLRRPRGR, encoded by the exons ATGGCGTCCCTTTCAGAGGCAGAAGAAGCATTGCGATCAACGAAGCAAAAATCTAATTTTCAGCGCTTGACAAGGCTTCTGATGCGCGGTGGTGCAGTGCTTTTAAGAGAGGTATTCGACTCCATTCACAGCCCCGCCAACCTTCCCACAACGCTGAGTGACCCTTCAGTAAAAGGACAGCTGAGGAGAGCTAGACTTACCAGTCCAGAGTGGAATTGTTTGAGCCCTTCCCCAGGGGTATACGGAAAGTCGAGTGATTTTGATATCAGTTTAATCTTCAAGCTGCTGAGAACAATATGCAACTTGACCACTCCCCCCACAGGATGGGACAGCCTACCAAACGACTTCGACCATAGCCTTGAAGCAGACCTGGCACGAATAAAATATTATCGCAATGAAGTTTACGGTCACAGCAACAATTTGGAAATTCCTGATGAACAGTTTCTTGACCTCTGGGGGAAAATCAGTGAAGCGCTGTTGAGGATTGCAGCACACCTTTGCcccgaaaaacaaaacaactggaAAGATGCCATGGAGAAATTCCTACGTGACCCTTTAACGCCAGAGGAAGAAAGATACGCCGAAGAACTAGAGCTATGGTACCAAAAAGACATCGACAACACAAAAGTGTTACGAGAACTTGTTCAGGAAGTCAGAGAACTACGGGAGGACACAAGAGATCAGCGAGACG CAATGCTTCGGCTTGGGATGGTCATCGAAAGCTTCGTTCAGTATGGAGTGGTGGTCGCCCCTGGTGAAATGCACAGAAACCAACAGGAAATTCCAGCAGAGGTAGACTTATGGAACGTTATCGTAGCTTTCGAACACCCTTTCAGATTACTTTTTGGATATCTAGGGAATACTTTGAGTGCCTTTATTGAAGACATTGAACTGGGAAGTCTATCGATAACTGTTAAATGTAGCTCACTGCAGATCCTTGAAGGATTGTGGGAAGATTACGTCAGCGGTCACCTTAATCAAGTGGTTCAAGAAACGCTGGTGACAAATGAGGTCTTGGAAAACCTTGGCCTCGATGACATGAAGCTGAAAGTGTTCATTTCTGAGGAGGAGTATCGACACGGAAAACGGATCCTCACGGCCGAGAATTCAGGTTTGCACTATcttcggagacccaggggcagatag
- the LOC140930540 gene encoding uncharacterized protein yields the protein MDVMNDFVSGLTARRLLSIQKCYVSKLDPTLPTPQKLKIDMELATKQPLTDEKLTTDTTPMVLGFADRSSLPQRILDFCGSLPIYEVEEVSVEEMNATLFNSEGYQGLQGRSRRSVFDKVSCSNGGSHRGGVSFCLDLKEKTKPKSCTFSSSSCYYFIVCTADSYGGHTCSYARHGYYDYCCSWTCDLLDSLG from the exons ATGGATGTGATGAATGACTTTGTATCG GGCCTGACTGCTCGTCGCCTTCTGTCAATTCAAAAATGTTATGTGTCTAAGTTAGACCCAACCTTACCGACCCCACAGAAACTGAAGATTGATATGGAACTG GCCACAAAACAGCCCTTAACTGACGAGAAGTTAACAACCGATACAACTCCAATGGTGCTGGGCTTTGCAGACCGCTCCTCGTTACCACAAAGGATTCTGGACTTTTGTGGTAGTCTCCCAATCTATGAGGTCGAAGAAGTGTCAGTGGAGGAGATGAACGCGACTCTTTTCAACTCGGAAG GATATCAAGGTCTGCAGGGACGCAGCAGACGGTCAGTCTTCGATAAAGTATCTTGCTCCAACGGGGGTAGTCACAGAGGAGGAGTGTCGTTTTGCTTGGACCTCAAAGAAAAGACGAAGCCAAAATCCTGTACCTTCTCTTCTAGTTCGTGCTATTACTTCATTGTTTGTACCGCCGATAGTTATGGCGGTCATACCTGTTCTTATGCTAGGCACGGCTATTATGATTACTGCTGTTCTTGGACCTGCGATTTACTCGACTCCTTGGGGTAA
- the LOC140931593 gene encoding uncharacterized protein, which yields MTTSCLPRILFSVLLLFYFNLEVNCTIEEFALRFTEEGTTVREEIDVDVEGKTEVIRVPAHNNKAPMDVMNDFSSGLTARRLPSSKECYVSQLDPTLPTPQKLKLDMELATKQPLSDEKTIKETAISVLGFADRLALPQKILDFCGSLPIYEVEEVSVEAMNATLNSKQGKGKKANIFRI from the exons ATG acTACTTCTTGTCTGCCGAGAATCCTCTTCAGTGTACTTCTACTTTTCTACTTTAATCTGGAAGTGAACTGCACG ATTGAAGAGTTTGCGCTTCGCTTCACTGAGGAGGGTACAACTGTTAGGGAAGAAATAGACGTCGATGTTGAAGGCAAAACAGAAGTTATACGTGTACCTGCACATAACAACAAAGCACCAATGGATGTGATGAATGACTTCAGCTCG GGTTTGACAGCTCGTCGTCTTCCATCATCCAAAGAATGCTATGTGTCTCAGTTGGACCCAACTTTACCCACCCCACAGAAACTGAAGCTTGACATGGAACTG GCAACAAAGCAACCTTTGTCCgatgagaaaacaataaagGAAACAGCCATAAGTGTATTGGGCTTTGCAGACCGATTGGCATTGCCGCAGAAGATTCTGGACTTTTGTGGTAGTCTTCCAATCTACGAGGTCGAAGAAGTATCAGTAGAGGCCATGAACGCAACTCTTAACAGCAAGCaaggtaaaggaaaaaaagctaACATCTTTCGTATATGA